ccctggcgttcgccgaactattgcagcagGTGAGCACCAAATCGgtgagaaaaacggcgagcgcttGCCGATGCGCTTGCCGATCGACTGGCCGCCATTGCAAGCTCCCGATCAGTGAGCGATCGACCagcagatttttttttatttaattttcgaaacactatatatacgcgatttgcacgtcattttatttgcaccacttgtttttacgagtattctctctatcttaatttctgtacaagagcaacaacgcgaaatggagcacaacaacgagcctactctagggacgagcgggtctcaaactcccacagtacccgtgggaggtggatggggtccgatggccgggtactacaacatgtacccttggcagcagatgatgcccgggatggcatccgGGGGTGATATGCCGGGATGacaggggatgccgggggggCCGCCGATgccgggcgggcagggggtaccggggatgcaacccgtgatgcagatgatgtcggggtgggcactCGGGATGCAGATGATTCCGGGGTACCTGAGAATGCAGCGGACGCCGGGGGGGACAACGtatatcgccccagttttgattttatgactgcttcttcgcacacatcgaccccatcggagacgcagttcactgggtgtgatactttctccttagaggagttggggatagatctcggggatgcggacacccccgttcaaacggggaaagtagggcggggtcggggcgcgccaaagaaaaagaagaaggggaagggcaagagggtggtcggcgagtcgtcgcagccggctgatgacgacagcccgacacgaaggaagtggacggacgtggagaacgtcgcgctgtccaaggcgtgggtgagtgtttgcgatgatccccccTCCTCGAACAATcggaggatcgtcaacttgtgggctaaaatagcagcagcctacaaggcattttgcccggaggggaggccacgcagcgaGGAGGAGTACCGGAAGGGGTAGACCGAATCAGGGCCGGGGTCTCctgattttcgggcttgtacaccaacacCCTCCGCATggagaccagtggccaaactgaggACGACTACAgaaggatagcggagaaagccttccctgtgcccgggctttataaggagttcacctactagAACTGGTATGAGGTgttgatggactccgagaagtttcgggcaggtgtcgatattggctggccgaagaagcagttcctgaactataccggtgattacagcagctgcagcagcggcggttcccatgacctccccgaggatgtacatgagttcccgtcccctcccaCGTttgctcgccgcactcgcccggttggtcaaaggcgggcgcaacggctCGCCCGGCCTCCCAGGAGGTCCaatcggcatcccccctgttggcggGTCGACAACCGAGCTCCTCTTCTTCGCGCATCAACAAACGCGagctcagatgtacaagatcttagctgaatggagggcggcaactgaccccgaggagaagagttttcttcacgcaatgctcgtgagtatgctgGCCGATTTGAATCCCGCcgcggcacaggtggggggctcagacgcgggctcagatgccgcagatttgggggtcccggatagcggcggcgacggctacgacgacgaggagtgaggcgaaGGCGGCTGGGCTCGTGTGTGGCGGAGGAGTTTTTTTCTagattaatgtatttttttaattaatgtacttttttaatttcaatattattattgagttttcccgtatctgtgtcgtaaatttaattccgtattttatgtgattgttaattatttgtttttataattttgtttattatggctaggctatggctggcctattgcttgtccagttgcttgtcctgatgatgtggcaggaggagtttttagtgctgctgatgtggcaggaggagtttgtggctagactatggctGTGCTAtttctattggagatgctcttagtcaCTTTTAATTGAATCCAATATAAAAGTGGgactttaaattataaatatttactttttccatttttaacaCGTGCTTCTCACTTTCTACATTCACACTTTATTTTAAACTCAACATATAAAAGAGAGACTTTAAATTATTGACATAGAGAATAGTAATATGTTAAAACGAATCTCACCAATTCCTAGAGAATTGTAATGTGTTAAAACGAATCTCACCGATTCCTAGTCGATTTCAGTTTTATTATAGCAACACAATTGGCCAGACATAAGTGCCCTTTATctaataaaaatatgcacttttagttggacacgagttttattgcacaatttattaaataaaaaagagatagaaacaaaaaaaaatagaaagaagcagaaagaaaaaaaataattaaagtattataaGTGAAAATGAGTTTAAATTAattagagaatttttttttcaaaattagactgaaaagaaaagagtatAGTAGTATATAGTACGGAGGGAATACTTTTTATTGGTATATATATCTAAACACGGCTTCTTTGAGTCGGCTATAAAAACCGCATAAGACTTCAATGTTAACTGATTAGCTTTCTTTTGTATTCATAATTACCCATtcccttctctctcttctcaATCAGATCAGGTATTCTTCGCCCCCATTTTCACTCTCTATCTCCAGTATTTGTTGGATCTGTCGATTGCTAATTCTCGATTGATTCTAAAGGTGCGgccttttatttcttttttccgCCCTATTTATCCAATTAAATTTTCGGTCTGTAGACGACCGCAGCGCTTGATTTTTCTGTTGATTGTTGATTAAACACCGTCACAGCGAGttgctttattattttattccagaTAGTATTTAGGGTTTTCCTTTTCGGTAAATTTCaagaatttaatcaaatttgtGCTTTTCTTGGAATTAGGGTTTAGGGTATCAATTGGTTGTATTAAGATTGATATTTGTTCCAATCCATCGTCTTTTATTGTTGAACCTTTATCTATTCTTGAGAAAACCATTAATTATCAAGAATTTCATCATGAAATTTATCTATATgttgaattttaagaaattcatCAGATTTATGCCTTTCCTGGCATCAGGGTTTAGGTCGATCTTTTATTGCAATCTTATCCGTTGAGTTATTGCTCTGTTCGTGAAAACTCATGAAAAAATAGTTTGTTCGAGTAAAATCTGAAGGCTAATTCTTTAGTGTTCTATTTGGGTATTATCGTAATTCCTTCCATTTTTTTTGGGTTCAAGTGTAAAGGAGTTGGATGTAATATCTGTAGTTTCGTATTTGAGGTTTGATTGTTGCATAAGTTTGCTCTACCTTGTCTGGTTGCCAGCATGTTGATGTTGTTGAAAGAATAATTCCTCGGTCTCATGTTGCATGCTCTTGCAGTCTTGCTACTTTTTTCACTAAAAATTCTAAAACAGATCACTTTATAGGGAGAGTGAGAGTTTTCTTTCTGATAAGCATCTGAAGAATATATCATATGCTGAAATGTGCTATTATATGGTGAACTATATATTGTTATAAAATTAATGCATcagtattgttttttttaatttcgtgTTTTGTGgaacaataaaaaattatgttatattCGGGTTTGACATGCTTATAAAACTATATCATCAATTTAGGTTTATTGCTTACAGGTCTGATCATTCCATTACAGCCACTCAAATCTTGTTCTCTGTGTCAGTTTGCTGCATCAACCAAGTTTCATGTCTGATCTTGATATCCAGATTCCCACTACTTTTGGTATGCTTATCTTTTGTATTCTTGATTCTTTGAGCAAGTCTTTCTTCAGTTCATATATGGAGAGGTTTTCCATACAGTGGTTGAATTTGTGGTAATACTTACGGTTTAACAGTAGACTGAAAAATTGGGATAAGCCAAAGTGATTGGAAGGCAATCTTCCCTTTTCGTCCCATTGACTGACTTGGTTTTGTTAACACAGATCCTTTTACTGATGCAAATGCTGACAACTCTAGCACTGGGTCAAAGGATTACGTACACATTCGGGTACAGCAGCGGAATGGTCGGAAAAGCCTGACAACTGTGCAGGGATTGAAGAAGGAGTTTAGCTACAACAAAATCTTGAAGGATCTTAAGAAGGAGTTCTGCTGCAATGGAACTGTTGTCCAGGATCCAGAACTAGGCCAAGTCTGTGCTAACATTTACGCTTCACCTTCATTACATGTCGAAACTGACCTTTTTCCTTTGTACAGGTTATTCAACTCCAAGGTGATCAGCGGAAGAACGTCTCTACTTTTCTTGTTCAGGTTATTACCTTATATCTCTCTTGTTATTAGATGTGATGTGAGCATGTTATCTTGAAGTAAATGGGTCAAATGAGGGCTGTGAGAGAAGGGAAATGATGAAATGTTTTGCTTGGAGCGCGAGAGTTTTTGTAGTAAAACTGGATCTTATGGTTTATACTTATGAAAATCTTTGTATGCATGAATTGTGTATTTATGTGATTGGTTTGGATTGCAGGCTGGAATTGTGAAGAAGGACTATATCAAGATTCATGGTTTCTAAGCTGCAGTAGCAGCATCCATCCTTACGACCTATTATGATATGTGAAGTTTTATAAGTGAACTTTGTTGTATGCTCAAATTCTTTATATAGTCGTTGTTACGTTATAAGTGTCATGTGTTATGTTGAATTAACTTTTCCGATTGCTTATGGATTAAAGGAACAAATGCATTATCTTTTTGAATAGCATATTCTTCATTTCTTTTCCTGTTTCTACTTCATTCTGTTGTGTTATGTTCAAGTCTTTTGACATTGAAGATTGTGTTTATCCTTGAATAATTAGTATACTCATCACCCGAAATGGTAGAATGTCTTTTTTAGGAACACATCAGGagtcgatttaaaaaaatatacctCGAGTATAGAAATTATGAAAAGTATTTTCAAGTTTTGGATGACTATTGGTTTTCCTTTTAAAACTAAATATTGGTTCAGAAAAACTACTCCACTTCGTCCGTCTatgtttgaatatttttttgtccatagaaattacttttaattttgcgaaggtcatccacaatagccatagcctagccactgccacatcatcagcactaaaaatcctcctgccacattataaatagctcagtcatagcctagccacatcataaatagctcagccacatcaatagccacatcactaataacaattatataaaatgaaataattaacaatcacacaatatacggaattaaatttacgccacaaaaacgagaaaattcactaatattaataaaatttaaaaagtacattaattaaaaaaaattacataattaaaaaaaaaactaacgtcgtgcagtcctccgcgcccataactcttcaattaaatccttttggagtcgaatatgagcctccgtttggcgcatgtcggcatgtgcttggaggcggccgtcttcatcgtggggtaccccactccgtacgttaggggcggcaacgccgtggcttggaccagcttcattatcgtcgttggcccaatcagtcagttgtccaccttcatcttcgacaatcatgttgtgcatgattatacaggcgtacattatatcagcaatgcagtcgacgtgccacaaacgcgttggccccttaactgtcgcccatcgagcctggagcacaccaaatgcgcattccacgtccttgcgcgccgactcctgtcgtgcagcaaagtaggccttcttctcatctcctgggcatcggatcgtcttcacaaagacgggccacctagggtatatcccatccgccaagtagtagcccatatcatgtcggttgtcgttggcgacaaaactgatggccggaccgacaccctgacactgctcgttgaaaagtggcgacgagttgaggacgttgaggtcgttgttcgaaccaactatcccaaaatacgcatgccaaatccacagccggtaatcagctacggcctcgaggatcatcgtgggattctttcccttgtagccggtagtgtacatccccttctaggcggcggggcagttcttccactcccaatgcatactatctatgctgcctaacatccctgggaacccatgctgttccccgtgcatccgcagcaaatCCCGGCAGTCATCGgtggtagggcttcgaaggtactgctcaccgaatatttcaatcacgccctgacagaaatacttcatacactccagggcagtcgtctcaccgatgtggaggtactcgtcccacatgtctgcagctcctccgtaggccaactgccggattgccgcagtgcacttttgaataggagtgtggccgggtctgccagccgcatcgtgcctaaagcggaaataccgatatcgttgctccaatccgttaacaatacgcataaacagggacctgcgcatcctaaaacggcgcctgaaaaggttggcgttgaaccgcggctcctgtgcgaagtagtcttcgtataggcgctgatgtgcagctacgtgatcacgatcaatcaccgctcggcggtgtaccactggtcgaggtaccgccggctgcaaggccctctgcatccattgatcaatctcacggttcgcaTAGGCATCTAGCGCTTCGGTcattatacgctcgtactcctcagcatccccaccactcccaccactaccaccggcgttactcatttctaggtgttgatcttgtacagaaattaagatagagagagtactcgttaatacaagtggtgcgaatgaaaatgacgggcaagtcgcgtatatatagtgtttcggaaacaaaaaaaaaaattaaaaattcgcgctaggcgatccggacgctgcaatagcgcctagcggatcgcctagcgcacagCCTAGCGCCGCGGatccgccgagcgctaggcggtttttttccgcgaaatcggctaggcggctgcaatagttcgcctagcgcaccgcctagcgccggcgctcggctaggcggtgcacTAGGCGCtatcgtggatgctctaagtagtAATAATATATCTCTATAGTGAAGTGAATTTATTCTCcagtaataatattttaatcatctttttttttcctatttgtgTTGTCTTATTGAGAGTAAACCGAGGAAGGATTATGAAGTTTCATATCTGATTCTTTTGATAAACACAAACATGATTCGACTGTCAAGCAGGTTCATAATTCATTCCACTCGTCACCAAAAACTACAGAATACATCATTTTGAATTAATGTATGGATAAGATATGTTTAGTGCTTCGATATTTGTTCAAGTCAATTTTGATATacacttaaaaaaaaatccaatttcGGTTTTGATATTTAAATTAGTAGACGCTTCCAATTAGACTTCAACTGAAAATGAAGTGCTACTACTAcatttttcgaaaaaaaaaattaattgtaatattaaatttaaaatacatacTAATATTTTAGATAATCTGGTTATTAAACGTAACTCAAGTAGTAAAGTATAATTGATTAAATGATTTAACTTAATCAGATGTTTAATGTATCATTCGTAATGGATAGCTTGGTGCGCATATTAATCATCCAATTAAAAGATTAATTTTCACTcagtttgattaattattttattatctttcaaTTTGCAATGCAAAATCAAAATATCCTTACTAAAAAAGCAGCATTGATTATGTCTGGCCTTATTTTTTTCTCACTCTCGTGTTTGCAAATTGAATAAAATGGCAATCTTTGTACGATATTAGTACTATAATACTTTCATTTATGTGGCACTCAATCGATTCACAACGATTCTCATTCATaaaaattagtaattttaaattaaaattatttaccATCCTATCACACAGCTAATAATTAACAAGCtatgtaataaattataaattgttACGTCCtggaaaaattttaaaaaattacacttGGGTTGGTAAAAGGATTAGTACTAGTACGTATTTTGTGGAAGttgttttaaatatatatagaagGCCCAATAAGAAAGCCCAATAGTTTGATAAGCCTAGTAGAACAATGAAGGATGCTACGACGCCGTTTCCTCTCCTCTGTAATCTTCTTCAGCGAGGCTGTTGCATCCCCATGCCCTATTCCACCATTTCTCCCCTGTATTCAGTGAAGCAACCCATACCGTGAACTTTTTTAGGTATTTCCTCGTTATTAAACTCTCATTTACCATTTCTTTGAAGAAGTGTTGgatactttttatattttttatcatGTTTTTCGTAAGTGTTGCTTTTTCTGGCATTTTCTGTTGATACTTTGgtttttgaaataataaatcCCATGGTGTAATATTCTCCATCCTAAGAGTATTGATCCTCGATAATATGCCCTATACTAAATGGTAACCACGTTCTCGTGTTTTTGGTATTTGTTGTGGTTCGCATTTGTTACTGCAGTGTCTGCATTCTTAAATCTTCTTAACTTCATGAAATTAGATGTAAAATATTTCATACTTTCTTCGTATACTTGTTTGTTCTATGCTCGTGAAATTATATGTCTCTGTTATAAATGATTAATCTTTCAATTTAATGCTGTGTGTTTCTTGCCAGTGTGGTTTATATATATGTAGATAAGCTACATTGCTGGAGTAGCTATCAAATGGGGCGCCGCAACTCTGTCTCTCCTGTCAGAACTGATAGGTCTCCTCGTAGGAGAAGCCCATCTAGAAGAGAAAGATCTCCTGCTCGTGAAAAAGGGAAATCTCCTCCCAAGCACAGGAGTTCTAATGCAGACAGGCTTTCAAGTCGTACTAGATCACCGAAACGTGCTAGATCAAGATCTCCTGCATCTCATTCACCTGTGAGGGAGAGACTTCACACTCGCACCAAACCCCCACACCCGAAAAAATCACCATCTCGTTCCCCTGTTCATGCTAAACAAAAGACTTCAAGCCGTACTAGATCTCCAAATCAGGAGAAATCAAGGTCTCTGCCGCCTCTTTCACCACGTAGTAAAAGACTGAAAAGAGCTAAATCTGAACGAGATGCTGATAAAGGGAGCGAGAGGGAATACGAGAAAAATCACAATAGGAAGAGTGGAAAGGCTGCTCGTGAGGAAGAGGAATTGGACAGGCATTTGCCAACTgagaagaaagagagaaggTCAGGAAGGGATGATGCTGGTAATAGTTCTAGATCCAGACACGAACGCTCCCATTCACCTTCTGATCGTCGCCGCATGGGACAGCGAAGATCTAGATCTCCTTCTGCCGCTGACAACAGAGGACGTAATGAGGTGTCTGGTGATATCCACTCCCCATACCTTGTTCCTGTCTTGTggaaatatataatttttttaattgatgagATAACTTGTTTTGACATGATAAGCACAAAAACGAGTCTATTGTTGTGTACTTCTCATTCAGACTTTGTATTTCCTATGACTAGAAATGTAGATCAAATTAACCCTATGCACTTAGATGATCTCAGGAACTGTCATAATACTAGACATGAATCTGAAATTTGTTTGGTTCTGCTGGGTTGTTCAATTAGCATGAATGCCATAATTTAATGGAGAACTGATGCATATAAGCTTTATGGAAAGGATGGTTTTACTTTTGAAAAGTTTTCTATATAGTATATACCCATCATAATATGTTTCAACTCCACAATTTAACTATCTAATTGAGTAATTGGTATATTTGTGTTAGGCTTGTTTTAAATTGTTAATGAAATGAATTTGATCCCCAATGATTTATCTTTCTTCCTGTTTTTGAAAAGCTAATAgtttgattcaattttggatGTCTTGTGTATTCATTTGTTGACAAATACTGTTGTAgtatttttgaaaagttttagtcacagtattattttttttcacaatAAACTCAAATTGagttttagttattttttgATTTGCTGGAGGAAGATCTTAGGACATctgataattttttaaatgctTGCAGCTGACGAACTCAAGAGATGATGAAGATCGGTGAGTTACTTATTGAACACCATGTTtataattacattaatttttattttagtagttCTGGCTAGTGACTGGTTTTGTAAGGTCTGTAAACTCTGTATTGTTCAATGTTTAATTGTTGCTTTTTAGGACTTTAAATGACTAAATCTTGTTCCCGGTCTGAATGATTACTTTTTGGGTCTAGCCTTTTTGTGCTACCTCTTCTtgcttgtttatttatttatttggatattGTATACAAGCATTGTATACTTATGCCTGATATGAATTCTTGAcacattatttcattttatctttAAAGCAGTAACGGTGAAAGCGAGGCTCTAGTTAAGATGAGGGCTGTGGAAGAGTCCTTGGAAGCAAAGGAAAAGGTATCTTTCTTTCCTTGCTGAATTACTATTTTTTATGCCATTCTTCcacatttattttgtttttcaaaacACATGTCCAGAAATTTTAGCCACGCACCGTtccttttaaataaaataaaaggaacaaTGGAACATATAACTCTCTTTGAACAACCATAGTTTATGggcattatttttaaatatctcGCTTTTTATCTGGAAAACTTCTTTACATGTGCAGCAGCATAAACCTTCATTTGAGTTGTCTGGAAAACTTGCAGCAGAAACCAATCGAGTAAAAGGTACAATGGGATCGCCTTTTATCATCAAGATTTTTTGTCAGCCTTTTTGTTCTTCAACTTTTTCCTGTCTTATTTACTAGTATGTCTCTTCTTTTCATATGTAGTTCAGCTCCCTACCTTTTCGTTTCCTTTGTAGTTAAGCtcccttaattttaatttagtctATATGCTCTATGCAATCGATAATTTAAGTGATAAGAGATTTGATAACTCATGAAAACGTTTGTAACCAAGTAAGTAGACGTTATGTGGATTCTACCTGCTTGTAAATGGTGGTGCTACTTCTAAAGGTCTAATCTCTCTGTTATGTCTTCCTtctgttgggaaataaacacaggcaatcacgaatatgaaagagaatgaatacaagaaattgttgacccagttcgatacaatgtgtatctacgtctgggggcgatgccaagccagggatttcactatataatttcagaataagcattatttaacaatgagggagcacctctatttataagcaactagagagccctaattctagtcaaactaggaaacatatatcacaaggaaaaaatacttcaaggaaacacatcctaaacatggtaggagataaattaggctccataattaacaccTCTTCTACCTTTTCTGTTTTGATGATATTATTTTCTATGTTGCTTCTGCTGATGCATTTGATGCTTCGTCAGGTGTAACACTGCTGTTCAATGAGCCGCCTGATGCTCGCAAACCAGAAGTAAGGTGGCGCTTGTATGTTTTCAAGGGTGGTGAAGTGCTCAATGGTAAACTTTGATTGGATATCATATCGTGTGATAATAACAACCTAACTTTATGTTCATAGTCAAACTGACCCCTGCACTTTCTGattggaaaagaaaaagattttCTTTCACGTGTGGTTCTTTatcaaccccccccccccccacctcCAACTACATGCCCTAATTATCTGTCTTTTTGTATGATGTTTTGAGCTGTTATTCTTTCATGAATGTTATTGTCCTGATTGATAGTTGCCCAATTTCATCCCGGATGCCATTTTGTATCTGGTCATTGGTTTAAAATTGACTGTATGTTAAAGAACTattgaatattatattttctttggCATGCAGATCCTCTTTATGTACACCGTCAAAGTTGCTATCTTTTTGGCAGAGAGAGAAGGGTTGCAGACATCCCAACAGATCATCCATCCTGCAGTAAACAACATTCTGTTCTTCAGTATAGGTAGGACTACCTCTTTCTTATTTACTTATATAATAATGCATGCTGTATGTACTTACCTTTTTATGGACTCGTATGGTTGAAGGCAAGTGGAAGAGGAAAACCCAGATGGTGGCGTGACAAAACGAGTGAGGTGTGACTAGGAATCTTAGTTTTTTACACCAATAAGAGGGCATTGCGCtggttgttttctttctttctaacTAATAGGTTCTGCTGCTTTGCTTTCTGCTAGGCCTTACTTGATGGATCTTGGAAGCACCAATGGGACTTTTGTCAATGTGAGCAGCTTTTCGGAATACTTTTTGAATTAATAATCTTCTCTCTGCTTCATTATATACGATCATTGTAGGAATTGAACTTGAATTTAATGTTATACTACTATTTAGTTTTATATTCTGACTTTACAGTTATCCTCTTTTCAGGATGAGCGGCTTGAATCTCAGCGATATTATGAACTATTTGAGAAAGACACTATCAAATTTGGCAATAGCAGGTATGCTACTTAAAATGACACACGCATGGATTCTTAAAACACAATCACCTGTATTTACTCATTATCTGTAACTGGTTTTTACAATAGCTCTTTTCTACACACAATACAATTTTGTCTACATTTTAATTATGCGACTATCTATAATCCCTTATGTTTGTTATCCACTGAGTCATTTCATCAAGCAACTCTTACTTCTGTGATTGCAATTGTTGATACAACTATTACCCAACTTTTGATGTTGCAGCCGCGAGTATGTTCTGCTGCATGAGAATTCTACTGGGTGATGCTATCTCTTCCCCGCCAAAAAAGCATTCGGAAATTGCCATTCTGTGATACCAAGTTGTCTGTAGGATGAAACAAACTATCGGCTGCAGTCTTTGCTCAAGTATTCTCATGTTGCCATTATAAAAAGACTGAATATACTGAAGCCAAGCTTGTTTTATGAGCAAGGGCTCTCTTTACTCGTAAATTAAGTGGAATGTTGCACTCAAATTTAACTGAGGTTTCATTAcacatttgtaatttgtaaattgatGAAATCGAAATATCAAGTTGATGAAAATGCTGTCTGTGTTCTTTTGATTTGGTTTATTAAGGCTGGTATGCATGCATATTTTTGCCATTTGAAGCGTTTGGTTATTAGCTAAATTTCAAGTTGATGTACAAAGTAATTTCAAGTTTCATGTTTTTCAATCCTTTACTTAGCTTGTGTACAAAGCATTCAGTAGTGGATATTAAATGGGGATACCATGATCAATAAAGCTTCCTTTTCTGTTTAATATGACAAAACAACcaatttttgaataaaaaattgattttaatatgGTCATGAGTCAATTATAAACAAACATTCAATCGTTCATTCTATAGTGTGTTGTGTTTTGGATCAAGCATGTTCCTACTTCTATTTCAACATGCCGAAACAAAAAAATTTAGTCTGCGTCGATACCTTTTTCGTTTAAATTCAATGTCGCACACTATTGGAGTTTTGTGAAAATAAGTAGTGTCATTTTCTCTTTAGATCCTATTAATGATTTTGGAATAAAATCTTATAAAATTACAGTTTATGAAATGACCACTTTGTAATAACTTGATGTTACAGTTGAAACAAGAAAAGAATTAAAGAATCAGATGTCAAAGATGGATTCAGAAAGAGTTAATATCTCACAATCTAAGTGTTGAAATATCCAATTTCAGTAACTCTTTTCAATACTACTATTAACctatttaaataatgaatatgcactttttcaGTATCAATAATATCTTAAATAAAGTTCTATATTTAAACCAAAAACAATCAATCAGATTTGATCTACACTGAACAGATATTCTGACTTTCTGAGGGTACCCTCAAGGCCAGGCCAGCATGCACAGCATCCATCCTTAGTTGTTGTAGAAGGCTAATGGTTCAGCCAGAGGACATCCATGACTTCTGAGGATCATATCCAAAATTTGCGAACAAGTTACTTGTCAGCTGCTCCGATCTCAACTCTGAAAGGCCACTATTACTTACAACA
This sequence is a window from Salvia splendens isolate huo1 chromosome 5, SspV2, whole genome shotgun sequence. Protein-coding genes within it:
- the LOC121802466 gene encoding FHA domain-containing protein DDL-like isoform X4, encoding MGRRNSVSPVRTDRSPRRRSPSRRERSPAREKGKSPPKHRSSNADRLSSRTRSPKRARSRSPASHSPVRERLHTRTKPPHPKKSPSRSPVHAKQKTSSRTRSPNQEKSRSLPPLSPRSKRLKRAKSERDADKGSEREYEKNHNRKSGKAAREEEELDRHLPTEKKERRSGRDDAGNSSRSRHERSHSPSDRRRMGQRRSRSPSAADNRGRNELTNSRDDEDRNGESEALVKMRAVEESLEAKEKHKPSFELSGKLAAETNRVKGVTLLFNEPPDARKPEVRWRLYVFKGGEVLNDPLYVHRQSCYLFGRERRVADIPTDHPSCSKQHSVLQYRQVEEENPDGGVTKRVRPYLMDLGSTNGTFVNDERLESQRYYELFEKDTIKFGNSSREYVLLHENSTG
- the LOC121802825 gene encoding protein translation factor SUI1 homolog 2; amino-acid sequence: MSDLDIQIPTTFDPFTDANADNSSTGSKDYVHIRVQQRNGRKSLTTVQGLKKEFSYNKILKDLKKEFCCNGTVVQDPELGQVIQLQGDQRKNVSTFLVQAGIVKKDYIKIHGF
- the LOC121802466 gene encoding FHA domain-containing protein DDL-like isoform X3, producing MGRRNSVSPVRTDRSPRRRSPSRRERSPAREKGKSPPKHRSSNADRLSSRTRSPKRARSRSPASHSPVRERLHTRTKPPHPKKSPSRSPVHAKQKTSSRTRSPNQEKSRSLPPLSPRSKRLKRAKSERDADKGSEREYEKNHNRKSGKAAREEEELDRHLPTEKKERRSGRDDAGNSSRSRHERSHSPSDRRRMGQRRSRSPSAADNRGRNELTNSRDDEDRNGESEALVKMRAVEESLEAKEKQHKPSFELSGKLAAETNRVKGVTLLFNEPPDARKPEVRWRLYVFKGGEVLNDPLYVHRQSCYLFGRERRVADIPTDHPSCSKQHSVLQYRQVEEENPDGGVTKRVRPYLMDLGSTNGTFVNDERLESQRYYELFEKDTIKFGNSSREYVLLHENSTG
- the LOC121802466 gene encoding FHA domain-containing protein DDL-like isoform X2; translated protein: MGRRNSVSPVRTDRSPRRRSPSRRERSPAREKGKSPPKHRSSNADRLSSRTRSPKRARSRSPASHSPVRERLHTRTKPPHPKKSPSRSPVHAKQKTSSRTRSPNQEKSRSLPPLSPRSKRLKRAKSERDADKGSEREYEKNHNRKSGKAAREEEELDRHLPTEKKERRSGRDDAGNSSRSRHERSHSPSDRRRMGQRRSRSPSAADNRGRNELTNSRDDEDRSNGESEALVKMRAVEESLEAKEKHKPSFELSGKLAAETNRVKGVTLLFNEPPDARKPEVRWRLYVFKGGEVLNDPLYVHRQSCYLFGRERRVADIPTDHPSCSKQHSVLQYRQVEEENPDGGVTKRVRPYLMDLGSTNGTFVNDERLESQRYYELFEKDTIKFGNSSREYVLLHENSTG
- the LOC121802466 gene encoding FHA domain-containing protein DDL-like isoform X1 produces the protein MGRRNSVSPVRTDRSPRRRSPSRRERSPAREKGKSPPKHRSSNADRLSSRTRSPKRARSRSPASHSPVRERLHTRTKPPHPKKSPSRSPVHAKQKTSSRTRSPNQEKSRSLPPLSPRSKRLKRAKSERDADKGSEREYEKNHNRKSGKAAREEEELDRHLPTEKKERRSGRDDAGNSSRSRHERSHSPSDRRRMGQRRSRSPSAADNRGRNELTNSRDDEDRSNGESEALVKMRAVEESLEAKEKQHKPSFELSGKLAAETNRVKGVTLLFNEPPDARKPEVRWRLYVFKGGEVLNDPLYVHRQSCYLFGRERRVADIPTDHPSCSKQHSVLQYRQVEEENPDGGVTKRVRPYLMDLGSTNGTFVNDERLESQRYYELFEKDTIKFGNSSREYVLLHENSTG